The window ACGCTGAAATCATAAATTAGacacatttatgaaaaacatttctgcttagTGTGCAGCTTGGTTGGAGGTACTTACAGCGAGGAACAGCATGCAGTACATGGAGAACGACGAGTGGCCAGAGTAGAAGGACAGTCTGCAACAGAAAGACAGATGCGTGACTCAAAAAtgggactgtgtgtgtgtgtgtgtgtttgtgtgtgtgtgtgtgtgtgtgtgtgtgtgtgtgtgtgtgtaatctgTTCAAGCAAACGAGAGGCTGTGCAAACATGCGCTGCCTCGGCGGGCTTTTGTTCGTACACGTTTCGGAGAAATGATAACCGAGGGGGGATGTTGAGGTTACATGGAGCTGCTCTTCCAAACTGTCCCCTCTGCCTTtgctacttcctgtttgaaacACAGTTGTTGTCATTTCACATCTGTGCGTGTGTGACGCAGACGGAGCTCGACCTAATAAGAAACCTACGTTTAAAGACAACTCAGAGACGATGTTCAGCTCATAACTCAAAACGACGGAAGAAATGAGTGAAAGTTCGGCTCCCGCATGGTGCAAACTGAGGCTATCCACCGGGAACATCTCGAAACCATCTTATCTCGTAGATAAATGTAAAACTATTTTACttctggaatattttttattcccattttccttacaaatatgaAACTAACAGGTTTTCTTGACAGACTGCTCAGATTTTATGTCATCGATGTCTCCGTGCACTCTTACCAAACACAAAGGGagctaaataaaaattcaaaccaCACATTGCAGATTTCTAATTGTGggaaactgaacattttcaaaaatgtatcagACAGAGCAGTGTCATCACCAACAGTGACGTGTCCGTTTTACTGCTATAATTTGTACATTCTCAGAAAGCATGTGCTCCCAAGAAGAGATAGGTTTCTTCCTGTGATGCACCTTGCAAACAAATGTCTGTGCCCTCCAAGATCAGGGGATCTGTTTCTCCTAGTGGATCAAGAGTCTTGTTACAGTAAGATGAGGCCGAGCAGGACACCCTAACCAGCCCTCTTTCTTGTTCTGCTGCACTTTATTAGACCTATTAGTGTCTGGCAGGCCGTCCTAAACGCCCGGATGAAGCAGCTGGAAATCTGTGTCCCCAACATGAATCTTAAAAGCACTGGATATCTGCTCTTCAATCAGTGGATCCCTCTCTTGCActtcttttcaaaaaaagaacaaacagactACCGATAAGGAAAAACGGCAACAAATACGCACCGCGCCCTTGTAGATTTACCGTAGGTGACAAGGACAAAAACCAGTGGGCACATGTAAAAGCAGCTAAAGGACAAAAAAGCGGAAGGTTTAAGAAACAAAGGGGAAACCTGGAAAGTACAAAGGCTGCTTGGCTGTAAAGGACAGCAGCATTTTCCTCACATCCCAGAATAAACTCTCCACCCTCAGCAGTCCTCTGTGGTTTCATCTACAGTAGAATGAGGAGAGGAAATCCTCTCCTCCCAACGTTCTTCCCGCTGCTCTGAGCAGATAACAGACACGGAAAAGCTTCGTAAAAACAAGCTTTCCTTTCCTGTGCCGTCAGTACAACCATCATCGTATTCCAACCGGTCTCCACTTTTTATATGACATCTGCttatagctttttaaaaatagatcatattttcattttacattcatTTGAATCTTTAATAACAATAATCCTGACAattgacagtttttttaaatgacatttagattaaaatattcCAACCTTGCAGAtctgttcattttttcccccacttgtTTTATAAGTTTAGCACATAGTGCTCAACCTGTTCTGGTTTATTATGCCTAGATGGTCGACAATGTGTCTGtgtaacttttactttttgtacTTCCAAAACAGATTAAAGCGTAAGGCTTCAGGGATTTTGATTTTACTCCTTCAGAGTTCAATTTCCAAATTACTTGGGCAAGAAAGAAACCGAGGTTATCCTCTGAGTGATTTTACACTTGAAGCTGCAAGTAAAGACTTGTAATCATCACATTTATCTGAACAAAGAGGgaacaagaggagaaaaagcttttatttccagTAAATGCTGGTCGTATCTTTCCCCTCCATTGTGAATATTCTGACTCAGTTTAAGATATACAATGAGGAgaactgggttttttttttcaatactcATTCAATTCTTTATACAACTGGGACATTTTGGtcaatgtttttcctctttctcgAATCTAAACTGGTTTGACATCAGGACTTTCTAAAACACACTTCCTCTTTTAGAAACAACCTGCTGTCACTGTACATCATCCAGCAAATAAAAAGTTCAAGATCTGAAGGGGTTTTGATCAGACGCATACCTTCCCTCGTTGACCATCTTCAGATCTCCAGTGCAGTTGAAGTTTTCGATGTAGACGCCTGCTGAGCAGTTGACGAGTTTCCAGTCCGGTTTGCACACGTCAAGGAAGTGCGGCCTGAGCCGGCCGATCGAATACTTTGCGATGTCCGTCAGAGACTGGCTCATGCCGGCACCAAAGACGAAGGTACCGACGGCTTTGTAAACACAGGCAACGTAGTTGCCGAACGTTGATTTGGACTCGATGCGCTTTAGATAAACTAAAAGGCACTCGCCAAAAACCATCTGCAAAGGAAGGAGAGGAATAAGTTAGAGCTTAGCTTAAGACaaatgtcaaaaagtaaaaagaagtaaaatcacattttaagatagagaaaagaaaagaatgtttCATCTTGTGAATATTTGTCATGAAGTTGTTAAAATTACTGacgtttttgatttttgatgttGCGTTACTGCAAAAATTGGTATTTTTTGATCAAGAACTagaaaaggagatttttttcacacctattcacaaaaaacaagcaaagaatATTACAGATGAGCATACAGATGAAGTTTCAAAGTCAGAATATCTTTTACTGTCTTCTTATtttgaataaactaaaaaaaaagttctgttttgTACTTATTGTTAACTTTGGATAGAACCAGAGCCActgcttttgcttttcctgTTTGCTACAACAACTGGAGAAGACAGAATGCAGAGACACAATAGGTCAGTTTCTCCACattgcagatttaaaaataaataaaaagatatatCCCAGGAAGATGTCCACTTAACAAACATATTA of the Poecilia reticulata strain Guanapo linkage group LG12, Guppy_female_1.0+MT, whole genome shotgun sequence genome contains:
- the plpp1a gene encoding phospholipid phosphatase 1 isoform X3, yielding MIPCTILIMVFGECLLVYLKRIESKSTFGNYVACVYKAVGTFVFGAGMSQSLTDIAKYSIGRLRPHFLDVCKPDWKLVNCSAGVYIENFNCTGDLKMVNEGRLSFYSGHSSFSMYCMLFLALYLQARLQAQWARLLRPTLQFFLIAASVYTGLSRVSDYKHHWSDVLTGLLQGAVMALLVVFFISDFFKTTECRKETDIPHTTLQETPTNGNHFESPN